The following is a genomic window from Haloterrigena salifodinae.
CGCGTCAAGCGCACGAACGTCGGGCGGGAGGACGTCCCCGACGGGGAACTGTCTGAACTCGAACTGGGCCCCAACCGCTGTGCTGCTGAGTAACCGATGAGTGAGCAATTAACACTGGAACAGGGAATTCGCGAACACCTCGGACAGTTCTCACTGCACGTCCTGCTGGTGTTCGCGACGGGACTGACGATCGGTTCGGAGCGGACCGTCGTCCCTGTCCTCGGCGAGGAAGTACTCGGCGTCGAGTCGTTCTTCGTCATCGGCTCGTTCGTCGTCTCGTTCGGCTTCGTCAAGGCGCTGCTCAATCTCTACGCCGGCAAGTGGGGCGAGGAGTACGGGCGCAAGCCGGTGCTTGTCCTCGGCTGGCTCACTGCCCTCCCGATCCCGATCATTCTCATCTACGCCCCGAGTTGGGGCTGGATCACCGTCGGGAATATCTTCCTCGGTATCAACCAGGCGCTGACCTGGAGCATGGCGATCAACGCCAAGATCGACCTCGCGGGGCCCGACCAGCGCGGGCTCGCCGTCGGCATTGACGAGGCGTTCGGCTACACCGGCGTCGCCGCGGGCGCGTGGATCACGGGCGTCATCGCCGGCCAGACGGGCCTTCGGCCAGAGCCGTTCTACTTTCTCACTATCGTGGTGGTGCTGGCGTTCCTGATCTCGGTCTTCCTCATCAAGGAAACGGTCCAGCTCGCACAACTGGAGGCCGACGAGGACCACCACGATGCGAACCTCCCATTCGAGGAAGTGCTGAAACGGGCAACCTACGGCGACAGGACGCTGTTCGCGGCCGCACAGGCCGGCCACATCGAGAACTTCGTCGACACGCTGTTCTGGATCGCCGTCCCGCTCTATCTCACGAGTCAGGGGCTCGCGATCGAAGCCGTCGGCGTCGTCGTCGGCGTTCACAGCGCCATGTACTTCCTCCAGATCGGAACCGGGGGCCTCGCCGACCGCATCGGTCGCCGCCCGCCCGTCGTCGTGGGGATGTTCATCGCCGGTGCCGGCGTTCTCGGGATGGTGTTCGTCGAGAGCTACCTTCCGTGGGCTGTTCTGGCTGGCGTCTCCGGGCTGGGGATGGCGCTGCTCTACCCGAACCTGATGACGGTGCCGAGCGATGCGGCCCACCCGACCTGGCGGTCGGCGGGAATGGGCGTCTACCGGATGTGGCGCGACTCCGGCTACGGTACCGGTGCGATCCTGATCGGACTCACGATGCAGTTCGTGAACACCGAGGCCGCGTTCTACACGACTGCCGTCCTGATGTTCCTCTCTGGCACAGTCGTCTATCTCTGGATGGAAGAGACCCACCCCGAGTTCGGCACCCACGAACCGTCATCTCCGGCTCCGGAGACGCCACACGGTACGTCGCTCGAGGACTAAGGCGGCCGTCTTCCCGACACTCGATTCGCTGCGTGTCGCCGGGTGCCGTATCCGCGGTCCGGACCGGTCTCCTCTCCTAACGTTCTCGAGTCTCGTCCTGCTGGCCCGGCTCCTGCGCTCGCTCGAGCCCGCGAGAAATTCCGCGGCAGCTCGCGAGGGTTTGCCGGCGTCAGTCGCGGATCGTCCGCAGCGAGAACCGTAGGTACTGATAACTGATACCAGTGAGGGAAACGTAGACGAACGCGATGAACGTCAACGAAGCCGTCGACGTCGGAACGATCGCGCTCAGCGGGGCGCTCCTCAGAGACGCGAAGTTCTTCTCGCGGAGCCTCGAGTCGCCGCCGCTCGTCGAGATTGCGGCCGAGGCGACGGTCAGTGACGTGAACCTCGACGTTACCCGGGCCGGCGTGCGCG
Proteins encoded in this region:
- a CDS encoding MFS transporter; its protein translation is MSEQLTLEQGIREHLGQFSLHVLLVFATGLTIGSERTVVPVLGEEVLGVESFFVIGSFVVSFGFVKALLNLYAGKWGEEYGRKPVLVLGWLTALPIPIILIYAPSWGWITVGNIFLGINQALTWSMAINAKIDLAGPDQRGLAVGIDEAFGYTGVAAGAWITGVIAGQTGLRPEPFYFLTIVVVLAFLISVFLIKETVQLAQLEADEDHHDANLPFEEVLKRATYGDRTLFAAAQAGHIENFVDTLFWIAVPLYLTSQGLAIEAVGVVVGVHSAMYFLQIGTGGLADRIGRRPPVVVGMFIAGAGVLGMVFVESYLPWAVLAGVSGLGMALLYPNLMTVPSDAAHPTWRSAGMGVYRMWRDSGYGTGAILIGLTMQFVNTEAAFYTTAVLMFLSGTVVYLWMEETHPEFGTHEPSSPAPETPHGTSLED